DNA from Streptomyces sp. NBC_01476:
AGGCCAGGGTGTAGGCGGTGACGACCCACTGGCGGTTGCCGTCGGAGATACCGAGGTCGGCCTGCGCGGACGGCAGCGCGATGTTCACGACGGTCGCGTCGAGCACGACCATCAGCTGGGCGATGGCGATGAAGGCGAGCGCTGTCCAGCGCTTTGGATCGGGCTGGAGCGTTTCTGGCATGGCTGGTCTCACAAAAGGGGTGCGGAGTGACAGGACGTGGGGACGTGTGTCAGCGTTCCGGCGTGATCCGTGGAACGGATCGGAGTCATGGCGCGGTGGCCGTGACTCCGGTGCCGGTGTTCGGAAAGACGAGCGGTCTTCGGTGACGTCGCTTGCTTCTCGATGTGTCGCGGTGGGTCGTCTCGCTTCGGGCTGCGGCGTGGGACTCGGCGAATTCCCGGCTCCGGCGTCCTCACCGTGTGGCGATGGTCACCGTGTGCCGTACGAGCTGACCTGTGCGACGAACTCGCCGACGCTATAACCCGACTGATGTGACGTGCGAACTATTTATGGCAGCCTTGCAGATCCTCCAGGGTCGCTGCGGTCCCCACGAGCTCCGAGCGCGCGGGTGCGCGCAGCCCGTCGAGGAAGAGTTGCAGGTGGCGGCGGACGAAGCGGTCGAAGCCGACGCATCCGGTACCCGGAAGCGGCCGGGTGAGTTGCGTCAGTGCGACCATCAGATCGCCGACGGCGATGTCGCCACGCAGTTGGCCCGAGCACTGGGCCCGGTCCATGATCGCGTTGATCGCCTGTTCCATGCGCTGAACCTCGGCCGCGACCTGTGGGTCCTGTCGGTCGAAGGCGTCGGAGAGCATCGGGCACAGGGCGCCGATACGTTCGTCGGCCGCTTCGAAGACGAACCGGCAGAGCGCGGAGAATGCGTCAGGTTCCTCGATGAGGGCGGCCTCCGCCCGCTGGGCGGTGCGTGCCATCACCGAAAGGGTGACCTGCCGGATCAACTCGGTGCGGTCGGCGAAGTGGCGGTAGAGCGTGGCGTTGCCGACGCCGGCCCGCCGGGCCACCTCGTCGAGTGCCACGTCGGGGCCGTAGTCGACGATCGCTTCCCGGGCTGCGCTGACGATCCGCTCACGATTGCGAGTGGCGTCCGCTCGCAGCCGTACCGTGCGAGGCCTGACGACGGTGTCGGCTTCGAGTGTCACGGCGGGCTCCTTTCGCGGTCCTTCGGGTCGAGCGCTGAAGAAGTTGAAACGGACAACAACTCCCCGGTTGCTACGACACGTCAAACGGGGAACCCATCCCCGGATATTTCACAGGAGTACGTGACCTGCGTCACATCATAGGATGGTATTTTATTGAACGTTCAAGGAGTGCACGTACTATGAACGCCATGAGATGGCTGACTGAAGACGAGCAGGCAACCTGGCGCGCCTTTCTGCATGCCACGACGTTGCTGGACGACCACCTCGACCGTCAGTTGCAACGCGATGCGGGCATGCCCCACATGTACTACGCACTGCTGAGCACACTTTCAGAGACGCCGGGACGCCAGATGCGGATGACCGAACTGGCCGAGCAGACCAAAATCACCCGCTCCCGCCTCTCGCACGCCGTCGCCCGCCTGGAGGGGAACGGGTGGCTGCGGCGGGAGAGCTGCCCCACCGACCGACGCGGTCAGGTGTGCGTGCTCACCGACGCGGGTTACGAGGAGCTGGTCCGCACGGCCCCCGGGCACGTCACCGCGGTGCGCACTGCGATCTTCGACCGGCTCACGCCCGAGCAGACCGAGCAGCTCGGCGAGAT
Protein-coding regions in this window:
- a CDS encoding MarR family winged helix-turn-helix transcriptional regulator, which translates into the protein MNAMRWLTEDEQATWRAFLHATTLLDDHLDRQLQRDAGMPHMYYALLSTLSETPGRQMRMTELAEQTKITRSRLSHAVARLEGNGWLRRESCPTDRRGQVCVLTDAGYEELVRTAPGHVTAVRTAIFDRLTPEQTEQLGEISRIIAEGLHQPEDADLPWLR
- a CDS encoding TetR/AcrR family transcriptional regulator, whose amino-acid sequence is MTLEADTVVRPRTVRLRADATRNRERIVSAAREAIVDYGPDVALDEVARRAGVGNATLYRHFADRTELIRQVTLSVMARTAQRAEAALIEEPDAFSALCRFVFEAADERIGALCPMLSDAFDRQDPQVAAEVQRMEQAINAIMDRAQCSGQLRGDIAVGDLMVALTQLTRPLPGTGCVGFDRFVRRHLQLFLDGLRAPARSELVGTAATLEDLQGCHK